A window of the Parvularcula bermudensis HTCC2503 genome harbors these coding sequences:
- a CDS encoding alanine/glycine:cation symporter family protein, translating into MLSLLLGTGLLLTVGLRLMTIRKLPYAVGQLFRPRPEDREGDISPFSALMTALSSTIGTGNIAGVAAAIAIGGPGAVFWMWVTAIVGMATKYSEGVLAVRFREIDANGNHVGGPMYYIKNGMGKSWIWLAVLFALFGVLASWGTGASIQSNSVADALNSTYSIPPIISGIVLALGAGAVILGGVTRIASVASRLVPLMAIAYLGAGLLVIGLNVSHVPEAFSRIFEGAFGIDAAGTGITIGLLLHAMRFGVARGIFSNEAGQGSAPIAHAAAKNEDPVNQGIIAMLGTVIDTLIVCTITALVILTSGVIAQECLPTTLNLDVFLASGQPAGCDTAAPLTAAAFDATLTGVGKHIVAISLSVFAFTTILGWSYYGERCAAFLFSERAILPFKISWILVVFGGAATLALEDAPIKVSPDQTIARQGEILLIDNAPALSGGEVVTLPPGDLVLMNGVVTVNGAVIEAPTDLSNIVNLFWLVADTLTGLMAAPNLVALIVLSPLIFRLTRQYFQKGVIAPSGVDEAPSPEGATPVPDPDSR; encoded by the coding sequence ATGCTCTCGCTACTGCTCGGAACGGGGCTTCTCCTCACCGTCGGCCTCAGATTGATGACGATCCGAAAGCTGCCCTATGCCGTGGGACAATTATTCCGCCCTCGGCCCGAGGACCGCGAAGGCGATATCAGCCCTTTCAGTGCATTGATGACGGCCCTCTCTTCGACGATTGGCACAGGGAATATTGCCGGTGTGGCCGCCGCCATTGCCATTGGGGGACCGGGCGCCGTGTTCTGGATGTGGGTTACGGCGATCGTCGGCATGGCGACCAAATACAGCGAAGGGGTTCTGGCGGTCCGGTTCCGCGAGATCGACGCCAATGGCAATCACGTCGGCGGCCCGATGTATTACATTAAGAACGGCATGGGAAAGTCATGGATTTGGCTTGCCGTGCTCTTCGCCCTTTTCGGCGTTCTGGCGAGTTGGGGCACAGGCGCGTCGATCCAGTCCAATTCCGTCGCCGATGCCTTGAACTCCACCTATTCGATCCCGCCGATTATCTCAGGGATCGTCCTCGCCCTTGGCGCGGGTGCCGTGATTTTGGGCGGGGTGACCCGGATCGCCTCCGTCGCCTCGCGCCTCGTGCCGCTCATGGCGATCGCGTATTTGGGCGCCGGGCTTCTTGTGATCGGGCTCAATGTCAGCCACGTCCCCGAAGCGTTCAGCCGCATCTTCGAAGGCGCCTTTGGGATCGATGCCGCAGGGACAGGCATTACCATCGGCCTTCTGCTTCACGCCATGCGCTTTGGCGTCGCCCGAGGGATCTTCTCCAATGAGGCTGGACAGGGGTCCGCGCCGATCGCCCATGCGGCCGCTAAAAATGAGGACCCCGTCAATCAGGGCATTATTGCGATGCTGGGCACGGTCATCGACACCTTGATTGTCTGCACGATCACCGCCCTGGTCATCCTCACCTCTGGCGTGATTGCCCAGGAATGCCTGCCGACGACGCTCAATCTCGATGTCTTTCTGGCGAGCGGCCAGCCTGCCGGGTGCGATACCGCCGCCCCGCTAACCGCCGCTGCCTTCGATGCGACCCTGACAGGGGTGGGGAAACACATCGTCGCAATCAGTCTCTCAGTATTCGCCTTCACCACCATTCTCGGCTGGTCCTACTACGGAGAGCGATGTGCCGCCTTTCTCTTCAGCGAACGCGCAATCCTGCCCTTCAAGATCAGCTGGATCCTGGTCGTCTTCGGCGGCGCCGCCACCCTCGCCCTGGAGGACGCGCCGATCAAAGTATCGCCGGATCAGACCATCGCCCGGCAGGGGGAAATCCTGTTGATCGACAACGCGCCCGCCCTCAGCGGCGGTGAAGTCGTCACCCTGCCCCCCGGTGATCTCGTCCTCATGAATGGCGTCGTCACCGTCAATGGCGCGGTCATCGAAGCGCCGACAGATCTATCGAATATCGTGAATTTGTTTTGGCTCGTCGCCGATACCCTCACCGGTCTGATGGCGGCGCCGAATCTCGTTGCGCTCATCGTGCTCAGCCCCCTGATCTTCCGGCTGACACGGCAATATTTCCAGAAGGGGGTCATTGCGCCCTCCGGGGTGGACGAGGCGCCAAGCCCCGAAGGGGCGACCCCCGTCCCAGACCCGGACTCCCGCTGA
- a CDS encoding glycosyltransferase family 4 protein, whose product MRILYSHRTKSDDGQRIHIDGLTDALSALGHEVLIVGPGGESEPGTAPRPLTSTHVTQVLPGPLYEAAEIAYAVIGEARLRRVAKRFQPDVLYERYNLYYPAGGRVARTYGCPFLLEVNAPLVAERRATDALHFPPLAARSERRIWQSADAVLPVTSVLGRMIADQGVAEDRIHPIGNGVRPEFLEPQDGADWRARLGLQQSVVLGFTGFVREWHRMDRVLSFMSSPDGAGTALLLVGDGPALPSLRQLAVDLGLEDRVHLIGAKPWTEIPALLAAMDIALQPAVTPYASPLKLQEYMAQGLSVLAPDQPNIREVADEEVAVLIPPDDETAFHLALASLIRDKDRRHRLGTAARKRIVDRDLTWTGNAKRVIALAETMLSGDCH is encoded by the coding sequence ATGCGTATTCTCTACTCCCATCGCACGAAATCCGACGATGGCCAGCGCATCCATATTGATGGACTAACCGACGCGCTCAGCGCCCTTGGTCATGAAGTGCTCATCGTCGGTCCGGGAGGGGAAAGCGAACCGGGCACCGCGCCCCGCCCCCTCACCTCCACCCATGTCACCCAGGTCTTGCCCGGCCCCCTCTATGAAGCGGCCGAGATCGCCTATGCGGTGATAGGCGAGGCCCGCCTGCGGCGGGTCGCAAAACGGTTCCAGCCGGATGTCCTCTACGAGCGCTACAACCTTTATTATCCGGCGGGGGGACGGGTGGCCCGCACCTATGGCTGCCCTTTTCTGCTGGAAGTGAATGCGCCGCTGGTCGCTGAACGGCGCGCCACCGACGCGCTGCATTTCCCCCCCCTGGCCGCGCGCTCGGAAAGGCGGATCTGGCAAAGCGCCGATGCGGTCCTTCCCGTCACGTCCGTCCTGGGACGGATGATTGCCGATCAAGGGGTGGCCGAAGACCGCATCCACCCCATTGGCAATGGCGTGCGCCCCGAATTTCTCGAACCGCAGGATGGCGCCGACTGGCGTGCGCGTCTTGGCCTTCAGCAATCTGTCGTCCTCGGCTTTACCGGCTTCGTTCGGGAATGGCACCGCATGGATCGGGTCCTCTCCTTTATGAGCAGCCCGGACGGGGCTGGGACCGCGCTTCTCCTTGTGGGGGATGGTCCCGCCCTCCCCTCGTTAAGGCAACTGGCTGTCGATCTGGGGCTTGAGGATCGCGTCCATTTGATCGGGGCCAAACCGTGGACAGAGATCCCCGCCTTGTTGGCCGCGATGGACATTGCGCTCCAGCCGGCGGTGACGCCCTATGCCTCCCCCCTCAAGCTCCAGGAATATATGGCGCAGGGTCTTTCGGTGCTGGCCCCCGACCAACCCAATATCCGTGAGGTGGCCGATGAAGAAGTGGCCGTTCTCATCCCCCCCGATGACGAGACGGCCTTCCATCTAGCACTTGCCTCCCTCATCCGGGACAAAGATCGACGACATCGCCTGGGCACCGCAGCCCGAAAGCGGATCGTGGACCGCGATCTGACCTGGACGGGGAATGCGAAGCGGGTGATCGCGCTTGCCGAAACAATGCTCAGCGGGGATTGTCACTGA
- a CDS encoding dihydrolipoyl dehydrogenase, protein MGPDLHCDVAIIGAGTAGISAERSARRQGAQTLLIDPHFAGTVCARIGCMPSKLLIAAAQAAHGARTAGPFGIRGGEVRVDGAAVMRRVRALRDEFVAGVKDSFEALPDGTTVKAAAHFTGPNYMTLDDGRRLSARAFVLATGSHPAVPDAFAALGDRLETNQTIFERETLPESLAVVGGGPLGLELAQAMARLGVEVTVLEASDRLAGIADRQLATNFYDRLSTEMTIHLKAEVTPRRVDDGVVLEWAGGSLKAERVLLAIGRPPSLEGLHLAAAGLTLKENGVPDYDPRTLRCGKSAIFIAGDMTGERPLLHEASAEGTIAGANAADPDHTAPSHRLVPFSMAFTHPGVVSIGEVADRADARTVVGYADFGTQGRARVENLNVGGALLYAEPQTGRLIGALLVAPMAEHLGHLLAWAIEAGETAPTLLDRPFYHPTYEEGLKSALRDICQALENGVPKDRDDWDRPGDHSDG, encoded by the coding sequence ATGGGCCCCGACCTTCATTGCGACGTTGCGATTATCGGGGCTGGGACGGCCGGTATCAGCGCAGAACGCAGCGCGCGGCGCCAGGGCGCCCAAACCCTCCTCATCGACCCCCATTTCGCGGGGACAGTCTGCGCGCGCATTGGGTGTATGCCGTCCAAATTGCTGATCGCGGCAGCGCAGGCGGCGCATGGGGCCCGGACGGCCGGCCCCTTCGGCATCAGGGGGGGAGAGGTTCGGGTCGACGGCGCGGCGGTGATGCGGCGGGTTCGCGCCCTGAGGGATGAGTTCGTCGCCGGGGTGAAGGACAGTTTTGAGGCATTGCCAGACGGCACAACGGTCAAGGCAGCGGCCCACTTTACCGGTCCGAACTACATGACCCTCGACGATGGGCGCCGCCTCTCGGCCCGCGCTTTTGTTCTCGCCACCGGCAGTCATCCGGCGGTGCCGGATGCTTTCGCCGCGCTTGGAGATCGACTGGAGACCAACCAAACGATCTTCGAACGGGAAACCCTGCCGGAGAGCCTTGCCGTGGTCGGGGGCGGGCCCCTTGGCCTCGAATTGGCGCAGGCGATGGCCCGACTTGGGGTCGAGGTCACCGTGCTTGAGGCCTCGGATCGTCTTGCGGGGATCGCGGACCGGCAGTTGGCGACCAATTTTTACGACCGTCTTTCAACGGAGATGACGATCCACCTGAAGGCGGAGGTGACCCCCCGACGTGTCGATGACGGCGTCGTGCTCGAATGGGCGGGTGGTTCCCTCAAGGCCGAACGGGTTCTCCTGGCGATCGGTCGCCCCCCGAGCCTTGAGGGGCTTCATCTGGCGGCGGCAGGCCTGACCCTCAAGGAGAATGGCGTGCCCGACTACGACCCCCGGACATTGAGATGTGGCAAGTCAGCCATCTTCATTGCGGGGGACATGACCGGGGAGCGGCCGCTCTTGCACGAAGCCTCGGCTGAGGGGACGATTGCCGGCGCCAATGCCGCCGATCCTGACCATACGGCGCCCTCGCACCGGCTCGTCCCTTTTTCGATGGCTTTCACCCATCCAGGGGTGGTGTCGATCGGAGAGGTGGCGGATCGCGCCGACGCGCGCACTGTGGTCGGCTATGCCGATTTCGGCACACAAGGGCGGGCACGCGTAGAAAACCTAAATGTCGGCGGGGCCCTTCTCTACGCCGAGCCGCAAACCGGACGTCTCATCGGTGCCCTGCTGGTGGCCCCCATGGCCGAGCATCTCGGACATCTCCTCGCCTGGGCCATCGAGGCGGGGGAGACGGCCCCCACGCTGCTGGACAGACCCTTCTATCATCCCACCTATGAAGAGGGATTGAAATCTGCGCTGCGTGACATCTGTCAGGCCTTGGAGAACGGGGTGCCGAAAGACCGGGACGATTGGGATCGGCCGGGGGACCATTCGGACGGATAG
- the putA gene encoding bifunctional proline dehydrogenase/L-glutamate gamma-semialdehyde dehydrogenase PutA: protein MSLPVFNADYAPDDFAFARSLLARNAIPDPQKAKIKKRALRYVEAIRHAPKGAGLEDFMQEYSLSTKEGLALMVLAEALLRIPDEETQDKLIADKLGTGDWEAPDGDESWLLMAASWGIGLSARIVRPGDTPGGVIQGLIRRVGGPAVRVGTRQAMNYLGRNFVLGQTIEDALDRARKQEKKGYRYSYDMLGEAARTYDDAERYRESYAGAIAAIGQRAKANMPPADRPGISVKLSALTPRYFLKNSEELYEKLLPMVLALAEQAKAEDLNFTMDAEEADRLEVSLDIFRALTEAPSLAGWDGLGLAVQAYQKRAPEVIQYVDTLAKESGRRFTVRLVKGAYWDTEIKRAQERGIENFPVFTRKTVTDLCYLDCARLLLDARPRLFPQFATHNAVTMAAIVEMGGNDGYEFQRLHGMGEVLYDAQVHDDGIPVRIYAPVGGYKDLLAYLVRRMLENAANSSFVAQISDERISNDDLLELPQDELRESVDLGEAPIHPLIRLPHKLYPLRPNSAGRELGHRPHLAELSEAIEQFRGPYEPLPALINAEAYRHEGALHPIRNPASTEKPIGEWRVSGTAVVDHAMSVAHDAFPKWNARPVEERGQLLRDFADRMEAQLPYLVSIIAHEAGRTVDDGIAEVREAVDFCRYYAQRAEELMVDQEMPGPVGELNMYHLEGRGVWAAISPWNFPLAIFVGQIAAAVATGNTVVAKPAPQTPYIAWRVIEMWHEVGLPAGVVNLVLGAGETGQAMINHPALAGVVFTGSVPTAKAINRALAEREGPIVPLIAETGGINAMIVDSTALPEQVADDVVGSAFRSAGQRCSALRILYVQEDVADHMLEMIQGAAEALKIGPPKDLSVDMGPVIDTDAVERLDAHWNEISAKGKVRYKGQAPEGGTFFAPRIVELENFRDLQSEAFGPILHVCRWKPSQLDEVIASIHETGFGLTFGIHSRLESRQRQLAAAAPTGNVYINRNMVGAIVGVQPFGGRGLSGTGPKAGGPLYLTRFCEEKHVCENTTAAGGNASLIALSDE from the coding sequence ATGTCCTTGCCGGTGTTCAATGCTGACTATGCCCCCGACGATTTCGCTTTCGCCCGGTCGTTATTGGCCCGTAATGCCATCCCCGACCCCCAGAAGGCAAAGATCAAGAAGCGTGCCCTCCGCTATGTCGAAGCGATCCGCCATGCGCCCAAGGGCGCGGGGCTTGAAGACTTCATGCAGGAATATTCGCTGTCGACCAAAGAAGGCCTCGCCCTCATGGTTCTTGCCGAGGCGCTGTTGCGGATTCCTGACGAGGAAACCCAGGACAAGCTGATTGCCGATAAATTGGGGACCGGCGATTGGGAGGCGCCCGACGGCGATGAGAGTTGGCTGTTGATGGCGGCCAGCTGGGGCATTGGGCTGTCCGCGCGTATCGTCCGTCCGGGCGATACGCCCGGCGGCGTGATCCAAGGACTGATCCGACGGGTCGGGGGTCCGGCGGTCCGGGTCGGTACCCGTCAGGCCATGAATTATCTTGGCCGCAACTTCGTCCTGGGACAGACGATTGAGGACGCCCTCGATCGCGCCCGAAAGCAGGAAAAGAAGGGCTATCGCTATTCCTACGATATGCTGGGCGAGGCGGCACGGACATATGACGATGCCGAGCGCTATAGGGAGTCCTATGCCGGGGCGATAGCCGCCATCGGTCAGCGGGCCAAGGCGAATATGCCCCCCGCCGACCGGCCGGGGATCTCCGTCAAGCTTTCGGCGCTAACGCCGCGATACTTCCTCAAGAATAGCGAGGAGCTCTACGAAAAGCTCCTGCCGATGGTCCTTGCGCTCGCCGAACAGGCCAAGGCGGAGGACCTGAACTTCACCATGGATGCCGAAGAAGCCGATCGGCTGGAGGTATCCCTCGATATCTTCCGTGCCCTTACCGAAGCGCCGTCTTTGGCCGGGTGGGACGGCCTCGGGCTCGCCGTGCAGGCCTATCAGAAGCGGGCGCCTGAGGTGATCCAATATGTCGACACCCTGGCGAAAGAGAGCGGACGACGGTTCACCGTTCGTCTGGTCAAGGGCGCCTATTGGGATACTGAAATCAAGCGCGCCCAAGAGCGGGGGATTGAGAATTTCCCAGTCTTTACACGGAAAACCGTGACGGATCTGTGTTATTTGGATTGCGCTCGTCTGTTGCTCGATGCGCGGCCCCGTCTGTTCCCGCAATTCGCGACCCATAACGCCGTGACCATGGCGGCCATCGTGGAGATGGGGGGGAACGATGGATATGAATTCCAGCGCCTCCATGGCATGGGCGAGGTTCTCTACGATGCCCAGGTCCACGATGACGGTATCCCCGTCCGTATTTACGCGCCGGTGGGGGGGTATAAGGACCTTCTCGCCTATCTAGTGCGGCGGATGCTTGAAAATGCCGCCAATTCCTCCTTCGTGGCGCAGATTTCCGACGAGCGGATATCGAACGACGATCTCCTCGAATTGCCGCAGGATGAGTTGCGGGAATCCGTCGATCTCGGCGAGGCGCCGATCCATCCGTTAATCCGCCTGCCCCACAAACTCTATCCATTACGTCCCAACAGCGCGGGGCGGGAGCTTGGGCATCGTCCCCACCTGGCCGAGCTGTCAGAGGCGATCGAGCAATTCCGTGGGCCCTATGAGCCGCTGCCGGCGTTGATCAACGCGGAGGCGTATCGGCACGAAGGGGCGCTCCACCCGATTAGAAACCCGGCGTCGACGGAAAAACCGATTGGAGAATGGCGGGTTTCCGGCACGGCGGTGGTCGATCATGCCATGTCGGTGGCGCATGACGCCTTCCCCAAATGGAATGCCCGACCCGTGGAGGAGCGGGGCCAATTGCTGCGCGATTTTGCCGACCGGATGGAGGCGCAGCTTCCCTATCTTGTCTCGATCATCGCCCATGAGGCCGGTCGCACCGTGGATGACGGGATCGCCGAAGTACGGGAAGCCGTCGATTTCTGCCGCTATTATGCACAGCGTGCCGAAGAATTGATGGTCGACCAGGAAATGCCCGGTCCGGTGGGTGAGCTCAATATGTACCATCTTGAGGGGCGGGGCGTCTGGGCCGCCATCTCGCCCTGGAATTTTCCCCTTGCGATCTTTGTCGGCCAAATTGCCGCCGCTGTGGCGACGGGGAATACCGTGGTGGCCAAACCCGCGCCGCAGACCCCCTATATCGCCTGGCGTGTGATTGAGATGTGGCACGAAGTCGGCTTGCCGGCCGGCGTGGTCAATCTCGTCCTTGGGGCCGGCGAGACCGGTCAAGCCATGATCAATCACCCCGCCCTTGCGGGGGTGGTCTTCACCGGCTCCGTTCCGACGGCCAAAGCGATCAACCGTGCGCTCGCCGAGCGGGAGGGGCCGATCGTTCCCCTGATCGCTGAAACCGGCGGTATCAATGCCATGATCGTCGACTCAACGGCTCTCCCCGAACAGGTCGCTGACGATGTGGTCGGCTCGGCTTTTCGGTCGGCCGGACAGCGCTGTTCGGCTTTGCGTATTCTGTATGTGCAGGAAGATGTGGCCGACCATATGCTGGAGATGATCCAGGGGGCAGCGGAGGCGCTGAAGATTGGTCCCCCTAAAGACCTTTCGGTGGATATGGGACCGGTGATCGACACCGATGCCGTCGAACGTCTCGATGCCCATTGGAATGAGATCTCGGCCAAGGGAAAAGTCCGGTATAAAGGCCAAGCCCCCGAGGGCGGGACGTTCTTTGCCCCCCGTATTGTAGAACTTGAGAATTTCCGAGATCTTCAAAGCGAAGCATTCGGTCCCATTCTCCATGTCTGCCGGTGGAAGCCCTCGCAACTCGATGAGGTCATCGCCTCAATTCACGAGACGGGCTTTGGGCTCACCTTCGGCATCCACTCTCGTCTCGAGAGCCGCCAACGCCAATTGGCGGCGGCCGCGCCGACAGGAAATGTCTATATCAATCGGAATATGGTGGGGGCGATCGTCGGGGTTCAGCCGTTCGGTGGCCGCGGCCTTTCTGGGACGGGACCGAAAGCCGGGGGCCCCCTTTATCTCACCCGGTTCTGCGAAGAAAAGCATGTGTGTGAGAACACCACAGCGGCGGGGGGCAATGCGTCGCTGATCGCGCTCAGCGACGAATAA
- a CDS encoding alkaline phosphatase D family protein has product MSVIARTLGISLAVLALAACETTAPVGPTDPMAGETANTGSTTSAEPGDADTGPTDLRPGQASASGPSLTLTPIIPMLSKPLPPETRLTRIAFGSCLKQEDDQSIWQTVEASDPDLFLFIGDNVYGDIYSGDPAMPELRSAYNTLAKSTPFASLRANVPVMAVWDDHDYGLNDAGGTFALKYGTEALFEEAWALPADDPRRARDGVYTSDIVGPSGERVQIILLDTRFFRDDLLPTDQRNAPGKERYLPDPDRSKTMLGEAQYAWLVKELQKPADLRIIVSSIQVIAEGHGWEAWNTLPAERQRLYDTIGASGAEHVILLSGDRHAGGLYKTHRALPYPLYEITSSSLNAPASVWRAQSGETRMEAGPNRLGPMMYEANFGLIDIDWSRRMVTLSLADATGAPAQAIKVSFAELQISD; this is encoded by the coding sequence ATGTCCGTGATTGCCCGCACACTCGGTATCAGCCTCGCCGTCCTCGCTCTCGCCGCTTGCGAAACCACCGCCCCGGTGGGGCCGACCGATCCCATGGCAGGTGAAACCGCCAACACCGGAAGCACGACATCTGCCGAGCCGGGCGATGCCGACACAGGCCCCACGGATTTAAGGCCGGGGCAGGCCAGCGCGTCCGGCCCTTCGCTCACCCTCACCCCGATCATTCCGATGCTGTCAAAGCCGCTCCCGCCGGAGACACGGCTGACCCGGATCGCTTTCGGCTCCTGCCTCAAACAAGAAGACGATCAGTCGATCTGGCAGACGGTCGAAGCGAGCGACCCCGATCTGTTCCTGTTTATCGGCGACAATGTCTACGGCGATATCTATTCAGGTGACCCGGCGATGCCCGAGCTCCGCTCCGCCTATAATACCCTCGCCAAGAGCACACCCTTTGCCTCCCTTCGGGCAAATGTGCCGGTCATGGCGGTATGGGACGACCATGATTACGGCCTCAACGATGCGGGCGGCACCTTTGCGTTGAAATATGGGACCGAAGCCCTGTTCGAAGAGGCCTGGGCCCTGCCTGCGGACGATCCACGCCGCGCGCGGGACGGCGTTTATACAAGCGACATCGTCGGCCCGTCGGGGGAGCGTGTGCAGATCATCCTGCTGGACACCCGCTTTTTCAGGGACGACCTGCTGCCCACCGATCAGCGAAATGCGCCGGGGAAGGAGCGATATCTCCCCGATCCCGACCGGTCCAAGACGATGCTCGGCGAGGCGCAATATGCCTGGCTGGTGAAGGAACTCCAGAAGCCCGCCGATCTCCGCATCATTGTGTCCTCCATCCAGGTCATCGCCGAAGGCCATGGCTGGGAGGCGTGGAACACGCTGCCGGCGGAACGCCAGCGCCTGTATGATACGATCGGCGCATCGGGGGCGGAGCATGTCATCCTGTTGTCAGGCGACCGCCACGCCGGCGGGCTTTATAAAACCCATCGTGCCCTGCCCTATCCGCTTTACGAAATCACCTCTTCGTCCCTCAATGCCCCAGCCTCGGTCTGGCGCGCGCAAAGCGGCGAAACCCGGATGGAGGCCGGACCGAACCGCCTTGGCCCGATGATGTATGAGGCGAATTTCGGTCTGATCGACATCGACTGGTCGCGCCGGATGGTGACGCTGTCCCTCGCCGATGCGACGGGGGCGCCCGCCCAGGCGATCAAGGTGTCGTTTGCGGAGCTGCAAATTTCTGACTGA
- a CDS encoding NAD-dependent succinate-semialdehyde dehydrogenase encodes MAIQTLNPATEEVEKVFDALSDDAVDKALDRALHGQSQLADLGVEKRASLLAEAAKVLDANKLAYGRIMTTEMGKPLKQAIAEVEKCAWACRYYAEHGPRFMRDERFEVDGMTAYVRHLALGPILAVMPWNFPLWQVFRFAAPSMIGGNPGLLKHASNVPQSALVIEDVLREAGFPEGAFQTLLIGSGKVEAILRDRRVRGATVTGSNPAGSAVAKVCGEMIKPTVLELGGSDAYIVQPSADLDNAVTQLVLGRTQNNGQSCIAAKRFLIHDDIYDTFREKLAAKFAALTIGDPMEEATDIGPLAQKQGLSDIVKQVEESLKAGAARVVGAEAVEGPNGGKGYWFAPGLIEAIPQGSPAYEEEIFGPVGLMFRTTSLNHALALANANNFGLGSAIFTTDKGDIETAVEKLEAGATAVNRIVASNPHLPFGGVKESGYGRELSRDGLMAFVNRKTVTVSGL; translated from the coding sequence ATGGCCATTCAAACCCTCAATCCCGCCACCGAGGAGGTCGAAAAAGTCTTCGATGCTCTCTCTGATGACGCTGTGGACAAGGCGCTGGACCGTGCCCTGCACGGCCAGTCGCAGCTCGCCGATTTAGGCGTGGAGAAACGCGCGAGCCTTCTTGCCGAGGCAGCAAAAGTCTTGGATGCGAACAAGCTGGCCTATGGCCGCATCATGACGACGGAAATGGGCAAGCCGCTGAAACAAGCGATTGCAGAGGTCGAAAAGTGCGCCTGGGCGTGTCGATATTATGCCGAGCACGGACCCCGCTTTATGCGTGACGAGCGCTTCGAGGTCGACGGCATGACCGCCTATGTTCGTCACCTCGCCCTGGGGCCGATCCTGGCGGTGATGCCGTGGAACTTCCCCCTGTGGCAGGTCTTTCGCTTTGCGGCCCCCTCGATGATCGGCGGCAATCCGGGTCTGCTCAAACACGCCTCGAACGTCCCGCAATCGGCCTTGGTGATCGAAGATGTACTGCGCGAGGCGGGCTTTCCCGAGGGCGCTTTTCAAACCCTCCTGATCGGCTCGGGCAAGGTTGAGGCCATTTTGCGGGACCGCCGGGTACGCGGCGCGACCGTCACGGGCTCCAACCCCGCCGGCAGCGCGGTGGCGAAGGTCTGTGGGGAGATGATCAAGCCTACGGTCTTGGAACTTGGGGGCTCAGACGCCTATATCGTTCAGCCTTCGGCGGACCTTGACAATGCGGTGACCCAGCTTGTCCTTGGACGGACACAAAATAACGGTCAGTCTTGTATCGCTGCCAAACGGTTTTTGATCCACGACGATATCTACGACACTTTCCGCGAGAAATTAGCGGCGAAATTTGCGGCCCTGACCATTGGTGATCCGATGGAAGAAGCAACCGATATCGGCCCCCTGGCCCAGAAACAAGGGCTGAGCGATATCGTCAAGCAGGTCGAGGAGAGCCTCAAAGCCGGTGCGGCGCGGGTTGTGGGGGCCGAAGCGGTCGAGGGGCCGAACGGCGGTAAAGGCTATTGGTTCGCTCCCGGATTGATCGAGGCGATCCCGCAGGGCTCCCCCGCCTATGAGGAAGAAATTTTCGGTCCCGTGGGCCTCATGTTCCGAACGACAAGCCTCAATCATGCGCTGGCACTCGCCAATGCGAATAATTTCGGATTGGGCTCGGCCATCTTCACCACCGATAAGGGCGATATCGAGACCGCGGTCGAGAAACTTGAGGCGGGGGCGACGGCGGTGAACCGCATCGTGGCCTCCAATCCGCACCTGCCCTTTGGCGGGGTGAAGGAGTCCGGCTATGGGCGGGAGCTGTCTCGCGATGGATTGATGGCTTTTGTCAATCGCAAGACCGTGACCGTGAGCGGGCTCTAA